The sequence ACCCCTCATAGGTCAGCTCCTCGTAGTTGACGGCCTCAAGCTCGCCTGCGCCCTTCTTCACGGCCCTGTCTATATTGTCGGCCGGCATACTGTAGCTTCTGGCCTTCTCTATAGCATTGGCGAGAGTCGCGTTCATGTCGGGATTGCTGCCGTTGCGGGCGGCAACCATTATCGCCCGGCTTAGCTTTCCGAAAAGCTTGCCGCGCTTGGCGTCCTCCCTGCCCTTTTTATGTTTGATTGTCGCCCACTTAGAATGCCCTGACATCAAGACTCCTCTATCATGTCCAGGAAGTATTTGTGTATGCGCACGTCCCCGGTGAGTTCGGGGTGAAACGCCGAGACGAGATACTGGTTCTGCCTCGCCATCACCTTGATATTATCAAATTCGGCAAGCGTTTGGACACCCTCGCCAATCGCTTCTATCCGCGGGGCGCGGATGAAGACCGCCCTGAAGGACCCAATGCCCGCTATATCGAGGTCGGCCTCGAAGCTCTCCCTCTGCCTGCCGAACGCGTTGCGGCGCGCCTCGATATCCATCAAGCCCAAGAGCGGCTGACCGCCTTCGGCGATTCGCTTCGCCAAGAGTATCATGCCGGCGCAAGTCCCGTAGATCGGTTTGCCGGCCTCGCCGAACGCGCGCACGGCATCGATAAAATCGTATTCGACCATCAATTTGCCGATGGCCGTGCTCTCGCCGCCGGGTATGAT comes from Actinomycetota bacterium and encodes:
- the pdxT gene encoding pyridoxal 5'-phosphate synthase glutaminase subunit PdxT; protein product: MKIGVLALQGAVREHIRHIEALGATGVAVKRPRELDDIAGLIIPGGESTAIGKLMVEYDFIDAVRAFGEAGKPIYGTCAGMILLAKRIAEGGQPLLGLMDIEARRNAFGRQRESFEADLDIAGIGSFRAVFIRAPRIEAIGEGVQTLAEFDNIKVMARQNQYLVSAFHPELTGDVRIHKYFLDMIEES